One window of Herpetosiphonaceae bacterium genomic DNA carries:
- a CDS encoding radical SAM protein → MKRKLRVLLLQLPVPNNPALNVPLALGYLKAYAYAQGLLDRAAIEILPRALADHAGDALLVDEIVARQPDMLGISLYTWNSERSLEVARRVKERLPQLQVVVGGAEVQRDNLWVLEHAAVDVAVIGEGEQTFADLLRLWCGPALTDQPDTLLLNSTSAADPLAQIPGLAYRYQSALRFTAERVALSDLSVIPSPYLLGYLEMPPNSMLMVEVSRWCPYACSFCLYGRNMGTKLGNRYFGLDRVLAEIAWGREHGLSRTHFIEANLNLVPLFWPLMRALEDLNADRRMTFYAELRGEHLTDEVVAALDRCNVRYVEVGLQTAHLAALHASHRRTNLEKWAAGTRRLYAHGIEVYLDVILGLPADNPAGVRETLDFLRRESLGPYDVFTLQALPGTAVRQQAAQYELRFQERPPYYVLHTDQFTYAELRQLRRALKLGVDLPPDAVEGMPPPRQDALLRPESTQLSAPIDRLWLPMNDREPTNAAARLARHVDVVARHDDLKRITPLLASWIAHNPATIFDLYLLCSDDPPAPAMLQAWRAALPYQPGYLDRVAVYLDESPDSGHRRISPRCLLALPWTATVDPDLYAGVAEVIWRFDLSADEPVPFGAWYAAGGIGIWLHFAADCGSAYREAVMEQVRPWERETGRVVWLAEAVPALA, encoded by the coding sequence GTGAAGCGTAAACTGCGGGTGCTGCTGCTGCAACTGCCGGTGCCGAACAATCCGGCGCTCAATGTGCCGCTGGCGCTGGGCTACCTGAAGGCCTACGCCTACGCGCAGGGCTTGCTCGATCGGGCCGCGATCGAGATCTTGCCGCGCGCGCTGGCCGATCACGCCGGCGACGCGCTGCTGGTCGACGAGATCGTCGCGCGCCAGCCTGATATGCTGGGTATCTCGCTCTATACCTGGAACAGCGAGCGCAGCCTGGAAGTTGCGCGGCGGGTCAAGGAGCGCCTGCCGCAGCTTCAGGTAGTCGTCGGCGGGGCCGAGGTGCAGCGCGATAACCTGTGGGTTTTGGAGCATGCCGCCGTGGATGTCGCGGTGATCGGCGAGGGCGAGCAGACCTTTGCCGATCTGTTGCGGCTCTGGTGCGGCCCGGCGCTGACGGATCAGCCCGACACGCTGCTGCTCAACAGCACGTCCGCCGCCGATCCGCTGGCGCAGATTCCCGGCCTGGCCTACCGCTACCAGAGCGCGCTGCGCTTCACCGCCGAGCGGGTGGCCTTGAGCGATCTGTCGGTGATTCCGTCGCCGTATCTGCTCGGCTACCTCGAAATGCCGCCCAACAGCATGCTGATGGTCGAGGTTTCGCGCTGGTGCCCGTACGCCTGTAGCTTTTGTTTGTACGGGCGCAACATGGGCACCAAGCTCGGCAATCGCTACTTTGGCCTGGATCGCGTGCTGGCCGAGATCGCCTGGGGCCGCGAGCACGGCTTGAGCCGCACGCATTTTATCGAGGCCAATCTGAATCTTGTGCCGCTCTTCTGGCCGCTGATGCGCGCGCTTGAGGATCTGAATGCCGATCGGCGGATGACCTTCTACGCCGAGCTGCGCGGCGAGCATCTGACCGACGAGGTCGTCGCGGCGCTCGATCGCTGCAACGTGCGCTATGTCGAGGTTGGGCTGCAAACCGCGCATCTTGCGGCGCTGCACGCCAGCCATCGCCGGACCAATCTGGAAAAGTGGGCGGCAGGCACGCGGCGGCTCTACGCCCACGGCATCGAGGTGTATCTCGATGTGATCCTGGGATTGCCCGCCGACAATCCCGCAGGAGTACGCGAAACCCTGGATTTTTTGCGGCGCGAGTCGCTCGGCCCGTACGATGTGTTTACGCTTCAGGCCTTGCCCGGCACCGCTGTGCGCCAGCAGGCCGCGCAGTACGAGCTGCGCTTTCAGGAGCGTCCGCCCTACTACGTGCTGCACACCGATCAGTTTACCTACGCCGAGCTGCGCCAGCTTCGCCGCGCGCTCAAGCTGGGCGTCGACCTGCCGCCCGATGCGGTCGAGGGCATGCCGCCGCCGCGCCAGGATGCGCTGCTCCGCCCCGAATCGACGCAGCTCTCGGCGCCGATCGATCGCCTGTGGCTGCCGATGAACGATCGTGAGCCAACCAACGCTGCGGCCCGGCTGGCGCGGCATGTGGATGTTGTGGCGCGGCATGATGATCTGAAGCGGATCACGCCGCTGCTGGCCTCGTGGATCGCGCACAATCCCGCGACGATCTTCGATCTGTATCTGCTCTGCTCCGACGATCCGCCCGCTCCCGCGATGCTTCAGGCATGGCGCGCGGCGCTACCCTACCAGCCGGGCTACCTCGATCGGGTCGCGGTCTATCTGGACGAGTCGCCCGATAGTGGGCACCGTCGCATCAGCCCGCGCTGCCTGCTGGCGCTGCCCTGGACCGCCACCGTCGATCCCGATCTGTACGCGGGCGTGGCCGAGGTGATCTGGCGCTTCGATCTCTCCGCCGACGAGCCGGTGCCTTTCGGCGCGTGGTACGCCGCAGGCGGGATCGGGATCTGGCTGCACTTCGCCGCCGATTGCGGATCGGCGTATCGTGAGGCCGTGATGGAGCAGGTGCGCCCGTGGGAGCGCGAAACCGGGCGCGTGGTGTGGCTTGCCGAGGCCGTGCCCGCGCTAGCGTAG